The following nucleotide sequence is from Triticum dicoccoides isolate Atlit2015 ecotype Zavitan chromosome 7B, WEW_v2.0, whole genome shotgun sequence.
GAGGAATAAGAAGATTTGGGCGAGGGCAAGGAAAAAGAAGAGAATATACCGAAGTGAAGGCAGCCGTCGTTGTCGTGGGAGGCATCATGTTGCCACACTTCCTAATTCTTGAGCCATAGCCACCTTCGCCTTGTCTCCGCTAGGTTTCTTTCGCTCTCCTCCCGTGGATTAATTCCATGAAGGGGGTCGATTCTTCTGGACCTAACATAATGGAGCGGATCAACGTGGTCTGGGCCGGGATTTCCCCTGTCCTCCCCCAAACCAAACAACGAAATTGCGATCCATGTGGATCGGGCCGAACTAGTTGAGTTGGAGATGGGAGAGCTCGTGGAATAGCAAACACGAAGCTTAGCTTTTAATTCGACTAGCTAATTATTCGTGCGTTGCAATGGGGTCATCTATATTCTAGTTGTTCAATACCAATCGTGGACGACATAAATCTTACAAATCTTACACCCATCATATTCTAGACAGTGGTAACATTTGAAAGGTGTTTGTTTCGGAAAGAAATTGCCGTAACCTGTTTACGGTGTAAACCCAAAACGTTCCGTGTGTTTCGTACGCGTAGGCTGTAATGGGATGCCTCCGTAAACGCTTACAACCCAGTTCTCGGTCGATACCACCGACAACCCCCGGTAAAGGGTTGCGTTATTGCATGCTCCTCCTCTTCCCATGACCGCCTCCCTGATCCCCTCCGAGCCACCTCCTCCATCTCTGATGGCCGACGAGTAATCGGGCACACGCCTTCTCCTTATCGCCACCCCTTTCGCGCCGCCCCAGCTCGCCCTCGACGCTGGCCGGACCATTCGCTGCAAGGTGCAGGCTCCCTCCCTCCTCCTTCTGTCACCAGTCCTCTGCCCTCCTCCCTTGTCTACTCTCCTTCGCGTCCCTTGTATGCTCTCCTTCCATTGCAGCCACCAGCCGCAACGACGCCGAAGCAGACACGCAACTCTGATTCCTTTACGTGCATCAACCAGACAGAACAGAGATGTATCCATTACGTTCACGTTACCAGCGTGATGTAATTCCCCATTACCACTCTCTGATCCAAACACCTCCATGATTTGATTTGAGTATGATAAGGGAAAGAAAGTAAAGTTTTGATTTAATGAAattttggtaagatttgatttgatttgagtatggTAAAAAAAAAGGAAAGCCTTGATTTAGGTGAGATTTTGGTAAAAATATGATTTGTGTGAGATAATAGTAGAGATTTCTTTCTATTTACGCGGTGCTAGCGTGACACGCCGGCCTTGGCCCTGGCCCTGGCACGAGTCAAGACCAGCAGCAGTGGCATAGCCATTTCAAACACCGGACAGGCCAGCAAGCTGCCACGGCCCCCACCTGCACTGGCCGGCAGGGCAAGGGCCCATCGCAGCGCAGCGCGTCGCCTCTACTGTCCTCGCAACCGGCGCCCCCGCGACCGCGACTTCCAACGATCGTTGCGGCTGAAAGCGACCGCACCACCACAAAAAATACTCCACCGAGCCCTTCCCTTCCCAGggccgacgccaccgctcgccaccgcCGTCGCTTTCGCCTTTCCCCCGCCCCAGCTCGTGCGCTCCCACCACTCCCCTCCACTCCTCCCCCTTCTCCCCACACACCAGCCACCGATTCCCACCACAATCCTCCGTCTCCTCCCCCTCCCCGCCGTGTCCACCTGCCCGCCCTCCGACCGGAAGAAGCCTCCGGGGGTTTCTTGGTCCCTAGCGCCTTGGACGCTTCCCCCCGGGCTGCACCAGCCCGCCGCTTTTAGGTGCCGTCCGCCTCCGCTTTTGCGCTCCTTTTCGGCCGGGATTGCTGCCGGTTCCTCGCGAAAGATCGCATCTCTGGCCTGTCGGATCAGATGAGATGTGGGGGTGGCGGAGCCTCTAGGAGACATGGCTGAAGCGGTCTCGTCCTCGCCCGGAtcctccgcggcggcggcggcggccgcgtacCCGTACCGAGTGGCGCGCCGCCTCCATGGCGCCTTCGTCGCCAGGGACGAGCTCCCGTACTCTTACCCCGCTGCTGTTgccgctccgccgccgcctgcgccgctgCCGCAGGCGCAGCAGGGTTCCTCCGGCGGGGGTGGCGGCAAGATTAGCCCCGCGGTGCtgttcatcatcgtcatcctcgcgGTGGTGTTCTTCATCTCCGGCCTGCTCCACCTCCTCGTGCGGCTGCTCATGAAGAAGCAGCACCGCCGCCGAGGGGGGTCGGCGGCCGCGGCCGCACAGGGGGCCGGGGAGGCAGACGCGGCGCTGCAGCGCCAGCTGCAGCAGCTGTTCCACCTTCACGACTCCGGCCTGGACCAGGCCTTCATCGACGCGCTGCCCGTGTTCTCCTACCGGGAGATcgtcgtgggcggcggcggcggcgacaaggaGCCCTTCGACTGCGCCGTGTGCCTGTGCGAATTCGATGCCGAGGACAGGCTCCGGCTGCTGCCGCTCTGCGGGCACGCCTTCCACCTGAACTGCATCGACACATGGCTGCTGTCCAACTCGACGTGCCCGCTCTGCCGCGGGGTGCTCTTCGCCCCAGGGCTGACAGCCGAGAATAACCCGATGTTCGATTTCGATGAGGGGTTAGAGGAAGGGCGGCTGTCAGAGTGCTGCGAGGATGGTTTCGGATTGCCCACGCAGAAGTCCTCGGAGGGGTTGCAGACGCCGGTGGCCGAGAAAAGAGTGTTCCCGGTGAGGCTTGGGAAGTTCAAGAATGTCGGCACCCAGGGTGCTGTCGAGGGTGGATATGGTGATTCTGCTGTGCTGaggagggaggaaggggagagtAGCAGCAGCAGTTTGGATGCAAGGAAATGCTTCTCTATGGGCACCTACCAGTATGTCCTTGGGACTTCTGAGCTTCAGGTGGctctccagccgggccgaacaagaAATGGTGCGATGAGATCAAGACCTCCGGGTATAAGTTCTGTGAATGCCGACATTATGGAGGGAAAGAAAATTTGCGCACGGAACAAAGGGGAGAGCTTCTCCATGTCCAAGATTTGGCAGTGGTCTAATCTCAAGGGCAAGTTACCTGCCGGCTCAGATGATTGTTCAGAAGCGGGGagccttccatggatgaagagaggTGGCACCGGAGATAAATTGAACATGTGATGTGACTCTGTACTGTGATACTAGCTAATATTTCTCTTCTTAGTGCCACTCCATTAATTTCTTACCTATAATTATTCTAGTCTAATTTTCATATTGAAGTT
It contains:
- the LOC119337225 gene encoding RING-H2 finger protein ATL46-like — translated: MAEAVSSSPGSSAAAAAAAYPYRVARRLHGAFVARDELPYSYPAAVAAPPPPAPLPQAQQGSSGGGGGKISPAVLFIIVILAVVFFISGLLHLLVRLLMKKQHRRRGGSAAAAAQGAGEADAALQRQLQQLFHLHDSGLDQAFIDALPVFSYREIVVGGGGGDKEPFDCAVCLCEFDAEDRLRLLPLCGHAFHLNCIDTWLLSNSTCPLCRGVLFAPGLTAENNPMFDFDEGLEEGRLSECCEDGFGLPTQKSSEGLQTPVAEKRVFPVRLGKFKNVGTQGAVEGGYGDSAVLRREEGESSSSSLDARKCFSMGTYQYVLGTSELQVALQPGRTRNGAMRSRPPGISSVNADIMEGKKICARNKGESFSMSKIWQWSNLKGKLPAGSDDCSEAGSLPWMKRGGTGDKLNM